Part of the Paenibacillus aurantius genome, CAGCAGGCTGTATCTGCTTCTGTACGGAGCAAGCGGCCTCCTCATCCCGGCAGCCCTTTCCACGGTGCTTACCATATCCGAAGGCGGCTTCATCGAAGTGACCGGCGGCAAGGTTCACTTCCTGTACGGCGAGCTGTTCCGCAGCCCTTATTCCTGGGCCGTCGTCCTTCTGGCGCTGGTCAGCGTGCTGTACATCTCGGCTGCGTTCCTCGCCTTCTATGCGAACCGCGCCGGCGATCGCCCCGCCCTGAGGATAGTGCGGCGATATGCGCTCGCTTGGAGCGGCCCGACGATTCTCGCTTCCCTGCTGGTGTTCTTCGCGATTGATCACCACAATCCGGTCCACTTCAACCGGATGGTTGACCTGAGCTGGATGTTCGTGCTTTCGTTCCTGTTCTTCCTCATAGGGCTGTACCTGATTTGGCGGAACCGGCATTACGGCCTTGCCTTTCTCTGCGTCATGCTGCAGTTCGCTTTTGCCTTCTTCGGCTACGGGGCGGCTCACCTGCCCTACATTCTGTACCCTTATGTTCAGCTGTACGACAGCTTTACGAGCGAAACGATGGCCATCGCCCTGATCGTTGCTTTTGTGGCGGGCCTGCTCCTTCTGATTCCGTCGCTCTACCTGCTTATGCGCCTGTTCCTCTTCGACAGCCGGTATGTGCAAGGAACAAATAAGAAAGGATGACGTCCCATGGAGCATTTTCTGATTATGATCGCCCCGCCCCTTATCGTCGTCTTCTCGATCGCCGTCCTGTTCTTCTTGACGGGCCGCCGGAAGAGCGACAACGGCTCCCGCTAAAGGATCGCCTGAACCGGCGGGCCGGCCGGTGCCATGAAGAGTGGAACCCTCCCGCTCTCACAACGAACAAAAAAGGCAGCCTCCTCGTCATACCAGATGACGAAGGGCTGCCTTTGATTAGTTGGTCCTACAATTAGCTGAAGTATACGGCCTTG contains:
- the cydS gene encoding cytochrome bd oxidase small subunit CydS, whose product is MEHFLIMIAPPLIVVFSIAVLFFLTGRRKSDNGSR
- a CDS encoding cytochrome d ubiquinol oxidase subunit II, producing the protein MSYELLGITVLWIFLYGYVIVASIDFGAGFFSYYSVLTGKRHLIQGIIERYLSPVWEVTNVFLVFFFVGLVGFFPDSAYYFGTALLIPGSIAVILLAIRGSYYAFGNYGSKDSRLYLLLYGASGLLIPAALSTVLTISEGGFIEVTGGKVHFLYGELFRSPYSWAVVLLALVSVLYISAAFLAFYANRAGDRPALRIVRRYALAWSGPTILASLLVFFAIDHHNPVHFNRMVDLSWMFVLSFLFFLIGLYLIWRNRHYGLAFLCVMLQFAFAFFGYGAAHLPYILYPYVQLYDSFTSETMAIALIVAFVAGLLLLIPSLYLLMRLFLFDSRYVQGTNKKG